AGAGCATGCTCTTCTTGAAGTCCATGTCGAGCAGGCTCGCCGCGAGGGTGCCGGTCCAGGCGCCCGTGCCAGGCAGCGGGATGCCGACGAAGAGCAGCAGGGCGATGTAGAGGCCGGCGCCGGCTTTCGCTTCCAGCTTGCGGCCGCCCTTCTCGCCTTTCTCCAGGCACCAGGAGAAGAACTTGCCGACGTATCTCTTGTCCTTGCCCCAGACCAGGATGCGGCGGGCGAACAGGAAGATGAACGGGACAGGGAGCATGTTGCCGAACAGGGCGACGACCAGCGAGGGCACGAGCGGCAGGCCGAAGCCGACGGCATACGGGATGGCGCCGCGCAACTCGATCAGCGGGACCATCGATATGAGGAAAACGATCAGGTACTTTTTCATCGGATCTTGTTGAGGTAGTCTTTGACGGCGGCGAAAGCGGCCGTCTGGCTGGCGCCCGCGCCTTCCGGGGGCGTCACCACGAGGTCATACACGCCGCCCGGGAGCGGGCAGCAGCCCACCTTGAAGCGGGCGGTGCTGCAGCGGGCTTCATATTCCGCGGCGAACTGGTCCGGGTTGCCGGCCAGCGAGATGAAGAGGTCCTCCTTGCGGGCGTCCCCACGGCCGCCACGGGCCCGGGGCTTGAGGTAGCCCCACCAGTTGAGGTCTTCCTTCTGCGGGCACAGGATGGTCACGGGAATCGCCTGGTAGTCGAAGAACTGCTGGACGGCGCGGCAGACCGGGCCAGGGTCTTCACCCATGGCCACGGCGTCCACGAACACCGTCGCGCTCCGCACCTTCTTC
The sequence above is a segment of the Bacteroidales bacterium WCE2004 genome. Coding sequences within it:
- a CDS encoding Uncharacterized membrane protein — translated: MKKYLIVFLISMVPLIELRGAIPYAVGFGLPLVPSLVVALFGNMLPVPFIFLFARRILVWGKDKRYVGKFFSWCLEKGEKGGRKLEAKAGAGLYIALLLFVGIPLPGTGAWTGTLAASLLDMDFKKSMLYIFGGLLLAAAIMLAASLGVFGAINLVK